The Biomphalaria glabrata chromosome 1, xgBioGlab47.1, whole genome shotgun sequence sequence gaagtttttcgttgcctgtcagagggcagtactgctgcagacctgccacatcaccagaaaattcctcagtaaACACTGATATAGGAACCACAATGGACTTTGTTTCTCTTTCAGGAAACACTagcctggcagtgccagagaattaatactcgttcgtttctaatataataataataataatttcatttataaatCAATGTTAACAAGCATATGGTAGCCTCAGTGAGCTGTAATAACCTAACAGACCATCAGACAGGAACAGAagagttaaaatgtttaaatgacAAAGTAATCTAAAACAGTTTTAAGCAGGAAAGTCTTGAGGCTCTTCTTGAATCTAGTGAAGCATTTTGTTCGTCTGAGCTCAATGGGGACCACTAGAAGGGTTGAGTCCAtggagcgcagggctctctcagggacatatggagtgatcagttcactaaggtacaagggcatttcttcgTTGAAGATGCagtgatgacaaagtgtggccaccttgtagtcgattcttgctttcacaggaagccaatgAAGTGCAAGAATCAcgtcttgtttttcttaggAATATTCATGCAGCTTGTTCTAAATCGCTGCAGCTTACCGATTTTATCATCAGGTATATCTTCTAGTATGGTATTGCAGCGGTGAAGGctggagagtatgaatgccacagatTGCCACAACTAACTTTATTGCTGACCTCTTCGTCATATAatgtcggatctggcctaattcTGGCTGCTGCAGTTAGAGTTAGTTGGTGCTAtagtttctttattattttgaagACTGTTGATGTACATTTTCAACTATCAGTACAGTTTGTTTGCCAGATAATTAGATGGTTCAAAGTTCAAACCAGTTTGAAGTACAGAAGATTCACATTGGGGAAAGTTTGAAACAGCTGGCTATTTCAgtatatccggtgtacagaatagaGTAAGCGTTGTTGTGCTAATAACCttgtgtaggcctatttgaAAAGGTATGCACACTTTTGTTTACCCTTTTAAGCACAACTAAAAAAGaagatacattaaaaaaaacaatatttataagACGACAATATCTACCGCAtgcaaattaaaatataatataaaaataaatgaataaataacatGTCTTTGCTCAAGCTGAATAACGAGCTTATACTAAGCGCCATCAACTTGATGTCTGCGACGTTAGCCACTGAGCTTAAGATACAGTTGTGGAAATGGTACTTTCGTTATAAAGACATCTAAAGTTACAACTATATCTACccaaacttctgatttagagcTCTTaagatcaagtctagatctagatctacttctagatctagactctatatgtAATCTAGATTTGAATTACGTAGAAATATAAACGAAGATGAGATAATTTTTCAATTAACTGAAATCAAATTTAAAGTTAATAAACAATTCAGTTATTGCTACACTAAGGCTGGCTACGTCATGTTTTAtagctaattttttaaaaatttttactttgaaaaattataacggtcagaCTAGAGTTGTTCCCCgtgtgaccaacgagctagtaattcttgtCTCAGCGATATAaatcaactgttacatttataggaaaattgttagagccgtttttaagatccgtgtccaggttccaccctccTCCCTCCCCTCATGAAGTTGTGAGGTAGAGGCAGAGGTAGAGTTAGAGGCAGAGGTAGAGGTAGAGGTAGAAGCAGAGGTAGAGGCAGAGGTAGAGTTAGAGGCAGAGGTAGAGGTAGAGTTAGAGGCAGAGGTAGAGGTAGAGGTAGAAGCAGAGGTAGAGGTAGAGATAGAAGCAGAGGTAGAGGCAGAGGTAGAGGCAGAGGTAGAGGCAGAGGTAGAGGTAGAGGCAGAGGTAGAGGCAGAGGTAGAGGTAGAGGTAGAAGCAGAGGTAGAGGCAGAGGTAGAGTTAGAGGCAGAGGTAGAGGTAGAGGTAGAAGCAGAGGTAGAGGCAGAGGTAGAGGTAGAGGCAGAAGTAGAGGTAGAGGTAGAGGTAGAGGCAGAGGCAGAGGTAGAGGCAGAGGCAGAGGTAGAGGTAGAGGCAGAGGCAGAGGTAGAGGTAGAAGCAGAGGTAGAGGCAGAGGTAGAGTTAGAGGCAGAGGTAGAGGTAGAGGTAGAAGCAGAGGTAGAGGCAGAGGCAGAGGTAGAGGTAGAGGTAGAGGTAGAGGCAGAGGCAGAGGAAGAGGCAGAGGCAGAGGCAGAGGTACAGTAGTGAATAAATGCTAGTTCCTAGCTCTGTCATTTACACTAAACAAATAGTCCCTCTTATAGAGTTAGTAAAAATGATCTTTCTCGAATTATTGTGTAAACTCTTCGTTTTAAAAGTTTCAacgttattttgtttgtttgtttttacttcCGGTGTATTCCGTATACAGTTTCTGTTTGtgatattgtttgtttgtttttacttcCGGTGTATTCCGTATACAGTTTCTGTTTGTGATATTGTTTGAAAAGAAGtactttttgtttgtgtaaatcTGTTTCTCTAACATTTTTATATggtttaaaatcattaaatgtgaaagcgggaggggaagagagaggaaaaggcgagagagagagagagagagaaagagagagagagaaagagagagagagaggtttaggaaaaaaatatgaagtagaaagaacaaataaatatacagcacacaaaaaaaaatagatttagatgtcAAAAGTTTGCTTGACAAAAACACAACACTTTTTAAGTTTAACAATTTCTGAGCCATTGCAGAGATCTAAATGTGTCTGATCATCTGATGTAAGGAAGGAAAGATGAAGAAAGTAAAACATACAAACTTAATCACTTAGAGATTTTCTCCCCTACCCCACTAAAAATATGCTTTTTGTTTTCGACCATTGGCCGACGGCGTGACCAGCAGATGGTAACTTAAAACTCAAAAGCAAAGGCGGAAACGCCGAAAACACATTGGAGAAATGCACGGCCTTTGTAGAAAGCAGATTCGTATCTGGAGAAGGcaattatctttttattttccaaTTTCATGGCTGGGGGTTAGGTCCAGTTGAACTAACTGTCCTTGCCGCTGTCCAGAAATTTTATTGGCTTCCACTCAAAGTGGCTATTTCATGGTAAATTTCACGCCCGTATTCTGGAGGCGCTAGGCGGCTTAGAGGCTAGGTGGGAGACATGTCTTGAAAAGCGGCTTATTATGCACCTCCTTCTCGAGGACCCACTTACATTTAACCTCCTTATCGAGGACCcactcacgcacacacacacactagcacACATATCTGCTTTCACAGCAACAGCTACAAATATGGATTCTCTTATAATAAGTTACAACTAcaacacaaacttttttttttgaatataaaTTGAACAGAATTTGATGCGGTaaggagaaaaagaaaatgaaagagagagcaaacaaaagagagatagagagagggggatagagagagatagagggagaggGGGAGAGCCAGATTGAGAGAGAAGGGGGCAATAGTGACTATTGTAATGTAAGTTACGGACGCTCTTTCATAAATGAAGGTTATTACCTTCACCTGCATGACGTCAGGGGGTAGAGGCGGACAGTTTCAAACTCAGGAGCATTGGGACGACAGTCTGAGACTCAAACAACATGATCATGAAGCCATCCAGTATTACTGACTTCGCACACATTGTGGCTACTTCACAGTGGAAACACAAAATTCTTTATATTgttattagtaattaaaaaaaaataacacattaaacacacacacactgtgacATACAAACACAAAGTAATTATCTCAATAGTCGAAATGTCACTAACAAATATGACAGTGTCTATGACAAATATATTGCTTTATaagtactaaaaatagatttgtttGGTAAGGAAACGGAAGTACTAGAATGGACATTTGTCCTACACAGCAACCTTAATTTTTATGTTGAACTCAAGTAACCCAGAAATAGTTTAGGAACAGTTTGGAAATCCATGttagctttttatttctttttttttttttttttgttagtgtttAGCTGCTCTCTTttgtttctcccccccccccccccctctctctctcaatctctcacTTTTCGTTTCATTATCAATGCCGGCATGATGTCGATAACAAGAAGGATACATCGCTGGATGCTCCTACCAGGAACCTAAACCATTGCGAAGCTATAAACTAACAAGGTATACAGCCCATGTCCCAGGCCAACTCAGAAGAATGTCTCTTGAGGTCGTCTCTCGACACACACACTTAATTTAAACCCAAGAAACACAGGAACATAAACATTCTGGTATGCATCGATCATTGTGACCTCGTCTGTCTTAATTATCATCTGATTTAGTTCGCAGTCTTGATAGATACATCCAGTCTATACATCTACTGTAATACTCTACACACTGGTGTACAATACACAGACACGATTTacaatttatataattataataaacaaCTACAAGAAGACTTCTCCTTGACCTCTCCTTGCGACCTTCAAGTGAATAAGATATTGaggtgtttgtttgtttttctttttattgtacaTGTTTCATGTGTTTTACATGCTTCATATgtttcttcagatttgaagTTTGTCACATCTTAGCCCGAAACATCCCGGAAGACGGGAAGAGATCGATTCCGGAACAATCGGGACGATAGTCTAGATAGCAAACcttacatccagacagccatcAACGTCATTATTAATTCGAAATCCTTCGATGgtgattaaaaaaacatgaaaaattaatcaaaatgttatataaaaagtAGATTTGGTCCTTGTTACATAACGTCATATCAGTGATAAGTGCTTTTATCTCAATAAATGAGTAAATTATACTGGtcaattacattgtaaattatactattattttttttttaggatacctcagctttttagcttttgacttcagttgtcgagctgtttacatcctaggaatccttgggcctttgcctcttttctttgcctcttttttgggctattggcctctttattgggctttttttttttttattaataacaaaaagatgcatattttattagtaagcgtacaaattaagtAGATACgttttaaagtacaatgattgcaaaacatagcaatgcatatagttacatataggttgtcataatattttaacgttttaaattgctttgtatatggagttgtttttttccaatagcatataatgaattttttgaaatttaaggttCTTACAGtatatgtggtgagaatgtcaacaataggtaaataaatagaaacaatcaaagagtgaaagtagaaacttaaatgatgttaaaacattttaaacatcgtagtcacatttttttccactttgtctacattgcttatggttgtttcctttgtgctttgctacattaccccatatctttatattaacttctatcaaacgtgcatacacatctatgtgtgtacacacttatgtgaacataggcatttaaacatttatattgtttcttttgttgtctccctttttatGACAATTTCTTCCCTTGAaatttggaaaactacttcctcatcatcaaggtggaaatcctgtctgctagagtccgtataaaacaaagatttactgctgcaggggtaaacgactgtatagaaaatacgaaaaacatgcatatatgtgaccctgccggaccaagtaaaacaaaggacgtttgggccacgaggccttcatcagctacaaaacaaacaaaaaatatatatgtatatcgggagtttctgttcagaGACAATttctctgttgttttttttttttggtcacaggggccaattagagtcgtactgaaagttattttatatgtatctatatatatatatatgtgtatatatatacttttttttcttgaatattccccctccccctttttccacccttttttttatttttcctcttcccctctttaatatattatttctctgtacactgcacaagcatgcgcaatattgGCAATGGTGGTggaggatatttttttttaacaatagtaaaaactttgacatatgtaacaatttgatgtagaagcttgttgagatatgaggttatgttgatgctcaatattagaacaacagaagaaaaacaatatcTGTATAGACTGTAAACGTCTGCAaggtagtaagaaataatatatttgtatgtagactgCACAGGTATGCACAATACGGATAGTGGTGGCATTTTTTCAATATTCGTAAAGAAGTCACTATggacataattgttaaaaagtacaaacttatacaaagaattgtttgcTTAGATATCATGTTGTAAATTATACTATTATAGATTAACTTTCTAAAGTGTGCTCGTCTCTTTCTTACATTTAAAACATGGCATTTTAAACTCTTGACTCTTGCATGTGTAATGAGTAAATAGACTTATGAATATTTAATTTTGCAAAAGAGATTTGTTAATGGGGCAAAGTATATTTTAGCAGACGAACTAGTCGTGCCATCTTCCAGACAGAAAACAATTTATGGAGTAAGCGTAATCTTCTGGggaaataaagttttatttctataattagATTCATACGTCAAATACAAATTcaatacaaagtaaataatcTATGTCCTTATGTAACAACAGTTTAAATTGACATTTGTTTCACGTGACTGCGTTGTTTGCGAAATAGTTTCAGATGTTAAAGTCTCTAAGGCGAGAATTATTGACATTTAATATCGTTTATATGAATGCGAACAAGAGCTATACACAGAGATGTGCGCAGCCTTATCAAAGGGAGACTATGCGCATATAAATAAACACGAGTAGATTAAGGGGcaaagtttttctttctttaaaccGTTCTCGCCGAGACCATCCGGGCATCGTTAAGCTCAATTACATCGGGTTTCCTTGATGAGTAAACTGACCGAAGCCTAACAACAAGTTCACAAGCACCTGATGATTGCTTCATCAAAGGTCAGTGATGGACAACTCCGGAACCATATGTTGACCAAACAGTCCCAGGTCTCACCTCCCTTGAGACCCCTGGCTGGCTGACCACACCTCCGTGTGCCGGGTAATTATGTCGAGCTAAATGAGGATAATGGGATTAAATAATCATCACCTTGGTGTCCGTTGGAACGTGTTCAAATCTTCAGGGAAGCATCGTGCCCAACATCAAACACTGACCACCAGCCGGTGAATTAGATTCATACACTAAGATAGACAAAGTAAATAATGTGTTTCTCGTAAAGGCGTTGAAGCGATGGGGCAATGAAGTGAAGTCAGGGGTAGTTACTTTTTCGGAAGAGCTCAACTTAAATTAAGCACATCTTTCAGGTTAGAACAATGATGTGGAAGAAATTATTTCCCATTAATGTGAGTTTCGTTGTATTGTCGATGCTTGCCATTTTCAAGAGTAAGTTCTACATTTTGAGGTTGGGGCGATTAGTAGTGACATGACCTACTAGTAAAATATCTTCGAACCGAACCGCTAGCTTATCCAGGAGGGGGACGGTAaatgcaaccccccccccctccccgcccaAACACGACAGACCCATGCCTCTTCCATGTTTCTTTTATAgcgacccccgaaaggggaaaagacgctattagttttgtgtggtctgtctgtccgtccgtccctcccgtttagatctcagaaactataagataaaataaaaatcggacatcatggtattttaaatctttcaaagttctgatgcaacggctactttttcttttctgaaagcgaaaaatctaattttttaagtcaattatgcaagcagttttgttttcataaaaatacaccattttaacaactattcactattaatagtaacataaTCCAACGGCTTTTAAGTAAGAAAGATACATATTTACCattttgtaacacatttatgtgagcaaaaaatatttacaattgtattgcttagttatgtaagttctgtcatactaaatactacatttacataaaaaaatgttaacttttttttttaagggaaaaatctatttactatgcaaataagttggacataatttaaaacagcaattaataagtagtttttcatattatcgcgtgaactgtacTACTGCCAAGGAACTCGAAATagaaaactaaaggaatttttttttttttttttttttacggatttACAAGATTCACgagactttgaataagagattgaccctttacaaaacaattaaatcaattagatactcattataagacatcaattaGGACAGGTTTActtctaacttcacattcacattcacctatcccttggtctgatggacctttggggcaccacacaggatctatcaaccttctttctccattcttctctgtcatttgactttgatagaatttcattatgatattctttatgaaaatatttaaacctacctttttacctgcctgggtggaccacttctgatagaatttaataccaacattcttttgaaaatattgaaacctgccttttttccaagggtggaccactttgggggctgCTTTTGAGTTCATGTTTCCACACAAAGTGtccttgtaaccttgtttgtttttttttaattttgggctGAAAATGAACCTATTTATGAgagatgttaattttttttaaaaataataaaatgacgTTTTATTCAAACGTCTCACCAACTTACTTTAAAACGAGTTCTTGATCCACCTGAGCTTACTTTGTATCTTGTCTTATCTCATTTCTTACTGACATTACTACAGAAAGAAGATAATAACGGCCTACGCGTATCCATGAGCTTATCTAGACTTAAGTTCTGCTTGGTGATTGTTTGTCTTGGGTGATTCAGGTAACCCAGAGAAAGAGCACTtatatgaatttgtcctagcatatggaataagaactgtgcttttatctttgtctttctaaGTACTTTATtctgttcagtttttttttttatttgtactttaCGATTTAATGTTATATGTGGTATTTCCACATTACTTTTTAATCCTCTGTGATTCTATTGATGGTGTTATtctagtcaagtgtgaatattaATGCGCTATAAACCTTTACgggtttattttgtgtctgatCTTATTTCTGTGTGCTTTCTTGAGTTTTGGAGACattagaggatgaaatgaccagttcATGAAATGATTagaagatgaaatgaccaggagatgaaatgacAAGGAGATGAAATGAagaggggatgaaatgaccaggagaTAAAATGACCAGGAGaagaaatgaccaggggatgaagtaaccagaggatgaaatgaccaggtaAAATGACCagaagatgaaatgaccaggggatgaaatgaccggggatgaagtgtcCGAAAATGAAATGACTAACTATGAAATggctggggatgaagtgaccagggataaATTGAACTGTCGCCGATTAAATCAGTAAGAGAGCTTGCAAATTACGGAAATCCTTAAAGTCAGATACTCACAAAATTCccttaaaaaagaataaattttttaaaagccgCATATCCTACAAAAGAATGTATAAAATTCAAACCTTCGCATATTACTAGTATAAATctgtgatgcccaaaatacggcgcAAAGTTCCATCCGACCAGCCGAAATGTTGGCACAAATTGTAGAAAACCCATGATGACAAATGTATCTATCcgtacgttagggccctcaatttttctttaattaattggtaccatgacctttactATTGTTACGCTTATTAAATGTGActttgaatgtagaatctaccagacAAAGTGAACGAATATTTACTTTTGTGGAACaagataataagccaacatatttgatttgtaaagaaagtgtgactgttttaaaaagaaaaacaaaatacatgtagACGGCGTTATGGTGACATTCTTGATTTAAGGTGCGAATCAAAGATAGTTGAACTACGCCTACAGCTTGGAGgatcttatatcttatcttatgtaatccAAGAGGATCgatgagaatatttactaaaaagagACAATGAGTCtttgtaaagctagctacaacgTTGCTCATATTTTAAGGACATATAACAAGCCATTCTTTTCTGGCGCGTGAAAAAAGATAAGCTTCAAATATCAAAttcattaatgtaagtacttGACCCAAGGGTTTCAaatggtttcaaattcaagtcaatttcaattcaattttataccatttcgttcatgtggccagcgacacgagtgtcggaaattaaaatggccagCAGGTCAAATTAAGTTGAGCGTCACTGGTATAAATGAatggaagtttatttttaaacatcaatttaatcaaacaaaaacaaatatgcatTGGCATTTATacctatttaattttaactatttattaatataaatattcaattattttaaattgttggGTGTTTCCATGTTTCACGCTTTAATTGGCTGGAGTTTTCTAAAGAATAAAgttaacgtgaactgttgtgtaaaccgcTAACTTTGTTAGTGccttatgtgttgttgtcaaggtcatctcttcagtacttaataaaaaaaaaagaaaaattctactaattttttcaaaacaagaaaaaaaaaaattaaggtaatGCCTTTAAAGTAGtctaaagattatttttaaaaaagacattttatgTCTTTGAGTAAAAATTATTAGATGATTGGCGACACAATAAAAACTGATTTGACgttacaaattttaaaactataatcattttcaaatgaaatttgCTTACCAATGAGGCCATAAGAGAAAACGACTTTAGTGGTCATCATCGCCGTcctttcaaatatttctttgtgtTCAGTTTGGCCTAAACAAATAGACGTATATGAACAAAAATATTggagaaaatgtttttgaaacattttaaatgtttagaagCCCCAAAACATTCGTGATATAACATTCATATATAACATTACAAACTGGCTGTTGAGCCATGATGAATTCTGAACAGCTTACAGATATTAAGGATACAATGCTATAGCGTGTGTCAGTCAAGCTTTCAAAAATATACCATGCTACACAGAAGCAAATGGAATGAGGCTTTGAGAGTAACCAACAAAATAAAGTTCAAGGTCCCCGTTAGTGAGGGATGTGATTACCTGCTGGATGGAGACTTGGACGCAGGGCCGGCACTAACAATTCTGAGTAAAGAGATAAGGatagtaagtgaaaattaagattttgtatttaattgGCACCCCCAAAATGTAaactttgtctatttttcaggatgatttttatgagttttcgggagattttaaataatttatggagattttcatgactttttcgtatattttgcaattactgTAGATTTACAGGAGCCCCTGGAAAATCTGGATGCCGCGGAAaacctgttattatatattagttataatggtttaatttaataatttacacctagaattagcgcggggcccatgaaagtgcggggcccactgagaccgcataggttgcagtggcctaagtccggccctgctttgATGTGTCTGCAGCAGGAAACTATGGTCATCTGAATGttcataaactttttaaaatgtcggTTTTAAGTGTTGTCAGAAAACCAAGGTCTGCTTTCTAAGTAATGAACTTGGAAACAGCCAGCTCGTATATGCTTCAATGTTTACTtgaaatcctatactcttaagcgagcaattcttgtatgtatgtatatatatttatatatatatatatatatatatatatatatataaattttttttcgaaaactgctctaacgattttatttaaaatttcacggtatgtgcataatagtgagaaaaaaattctcaactcattggccttattgggaaaactcgagatcgaccgttatatcggtttgaaaatgcctcattatcgaaaaattaattttggctagaatgttttatgaatgaaaattttccatgacgtaaacgggaaaaacgctgcttacgtcactaggcttacagcagtacactaaaatatttctttgcaaacaaggacaagttttaaagaatcaatagaccttattaaacatttgcgcaccatcttactgtagattgatttattatagaactatgaaataaaagtaatgaaattaaatgtgccgatgtatgattagttattgtgttttaagtgcttaataagttgtttacactttaattgtgtagagcggtgtagataccttttactttgttgtttattttgctgctgacctccagctgtctcgttctgaggttgcatgcaaccatgtgctctcttctatgtcagctaagtcaagtttgcgccataagctggtgttTTAAGCGTCTCGGTGTTACGTCgcccactttttagctcaccaaaaaagactgcctttggcatgcgttcgtctgagattcgtctcccatacaggatactgctctgtccagcgtaactttcggacttaaagaattccctctatacaaaggccgcggatacacatttgagaccaaaagaaaatttgctgccgtgGACAGACGCAGatgctaaaagaaaatcttaatcgagcaccgcggacaatggttatgcttgccttggatgtggcaagatatgtaggtcacagctgcaatcctcattaattttcggactctaagacaagccttattattattattattttgctggtgaattattaccatgtgttcatgcttcggtgtctactgtcctgtaccaaaacaaaggaaatggtcataacacagcttctctacgccttactagctcacactaaacatgatatctagcGAGCAGTCAACGAGTTTGcttacgctgcagcctcttttgatttaactataaacctcggtaaaaagcttggagttagggcgtgttgacggaaagcccaggagagatctgaatggagggatgtgtaaaagcaggtcatagcaccactgggatggatggatggatggcaaaagccggtatgaacttcttatagtccgacagtcatgctgtgcagggcacgtatcccgtatgggtaacgagcatattattcggcgtaacagaggtgccctacggaaacgtttctttaaaaaactaatgcaatgatttaagtctaataagaaaaaatgagccattttactttgtcactaagtgcatgttttaccctataacgtagagaagttacactgcaaagactttcttccaagccaataatagtaagcctacaatagttttacgcaaaagatggattgcaaaactttaagacggacttgagctgtagtttgtctagactctaggaggacttaagagactttaaatttaatcgacatgttcaattaggcctacaattagaactaacagaacactaaaacaactcttcagattagtagtctttatccgatcgttcattttcgtaatt is a genomic window containing:
- the LOC129924310 gene encoding uncharacterized protein LOC129924310, giving the protein MSLLKLNNELILSAINLMSATLATELKIQLWKCCEVEAEVELEAEVEVEVEAEVEAEVELEAEVEVELEAEVEVEVEAEVEVEIEAEVEAEVEAEVEAEVEVEAEVEAEVEVEVEAEVEAEVELEAEVEVEVEAEVEAEVEVEAEVEVEVEVEAEAEVEAEAEVEVEAEAEVEVEAEVEAEVELEAEVEVEVEAEVEAEAEVEVEVEVEAEAEEEAEAEAEVQ